The genomic DNA AGGTACTACAGAATTCAAATAAAACTGCAGACACCCAGGAAGGAGGCAGAAACCAAAGGCTGACccaaaaaaggagggaaaaacacTGTGGGCATTTCATGTTTGACATCAAAATTTAGGATAAAATTTCTCTCCACATGCCAATTTCTCCTCCTGACTTCCTCACACTTCCTGTGTGGAGAAACAAAGGCTTCAGTACATTCTCACTTCTTCCCAAAATCAACCATGAGGTCAGCATGTCAGGAGTCCAGGAAagttcctttcttttctcacaAACTCACATAAATATGAACTAACCAGCTCCCTGATGCAGCAGGAAAACTGAATTAGGTTCCTTTAGTTTTGCTGCTCAGCCCAATGCTGAATCTTTCCATGCTTGAGGGGCAACAAtgaaggaagggaaggtttagatCCAGGTAATTGTTTCCATAAGATGCTTTGtctatatttaattaaaatatgtaaGTAACTATTTTTTAAACTGAGTTTTACTATTTTTCCAATTGAAAAGAacacaataatattttttcaactTTCTAAAATGAATGGtaaaaaatacccaaaccaaTGTTCAGAAAAATGACCTCTTAAAGCAAAATGCGACTCCTTGTTTAGCAACCCTGCTGATGAAAAATGCCACCTGAGCAGCTGCATTGCTAAGGATGGAGCTCTTAACAGCAACACAGAACACAAACATTTCCTGCAGGCGCTCACAAGGCGGCAGCAGGAGcgtgcagagcccagcagggactcgcagcagggaggggaacaAACTCGCCACTCCTCTCTCCACGTTTAACATTTCTTTTTGTGGTTAATGTCACTGTCTGACTTGATTAATACAAAACATTTGGAGTTTCGCACTCTCGGTTACACGGTATTGTTCTGTTTGgtgtttggaaaaaatatttacaatcgCAACAAGTTTTTGTTTACTCAAATCATGTTTTCTCTAAGATTGTACAGATTTTTAGCATAAAAAATCCAGCTCCACACCCAACAGGCTGGTATTTATCTCAAGGTATCATCGGTGCCACTTCAGCAGAACTCCTGCATTCCTGATGTTCTTTCCTACACAAAGAATTTTGACAAAAGTTCTGAATACTCAGAGATCAGTGAAATGAGAAATCACAGTTGACAAACACCATTTCAAAACCCAAGGGAACTCAAAACTCAGGACTTTGTTTCTACCCTTCTGTAATATCATTAACATGTTCCAGACCAGGACATTCAAGTGtcactctgtgctgctgtcctttAGGCTATGATTAGGCACACTGAGAATGACCCCAAACTTTACAGCATCttcaagaaatttaaaaatccactttAATACACTAAGCTTAGCTAAATCTTACAAAATTTACTCAAGACCTCTTGAATTTCAGTCTCTAAAACTGTGCAGTGGTTTTTCAACATTACTTATTAGAATGagggaaaataatttagaaacaCGTCTATTAAGACtagaaaggaaacagaaaaatggcCAATTATGTCTACTTTGAGATCTTTTTAATTATGTAGAATGCATTTACTTTCCCTGAACCTAAAgaatactatttttttaatgctgataAGTAAGAAagcttcatatttattttctttttacattacTGTTTTCTGCCAACAGTTCAACTTCCCTCACAGCAGCAGAATGAACTCACCTTTTAGTACCTGATGAAACTACACCATACCTGATTTCATActtaacaaaacaaattaaGGTGTTAATCCTAAGGAACAGAGCAGGTGGAACACTAACTTGAATACTAATTTCTACAATTTTATTTAAGGTTGAATAGGTGATTGAGTAAAGCACTCAACAGAAGATTTCTTCACTTCCTGGCAATTATTTAAGGTCGTATTCATACATGAAACATCAGCAGAGTTGTGACAGGATTAGTGGGATATAGTGCAGAATATGCAGTTAAGAATGACAAGATGCAGACAGTATAAAACAAAGCACTGTCCattggaaggtgtccctgcctggggcaggggctgaaaCAAGATCAtctctgaggtcccttccaacccagctCACTCTACAATTACATAAGGACAAGGCGCTGTCACCAAATTCCTGCTTTGCTAGCTGCTCTCGTACTTCAGCTGCATCCACCACACCAAGCTTCCATCTCATCTCCATTTTATTAATTTCCCGAAGAAGAATTCTATGAACCTGTCAAAATCTTGTAAAACAGCTTTTCCCCTTCAGAGAGAAAGGGAGCAAGAGGATTTGTTTCCATGTTGGAAATGACAGGCTCTGATCCCTGTAGCAAACCGATCCCTGACCAAAGGTAGGCGGCACTCGCACAAAGTAAACATTGCTCAGGTTCTGCCACGGGCTGTGACGGGCTGCCAGGTGCTGTCACCACGTTAATGCGAGGGGTCCCACTGAGgcagctcctcactgctccCGGGAGGCCTTAACGAAGcgacggacacacggacacacagacagaggagaagcagcttACGGCAGCCACAGCGGAGAGACCCCAGATCCCCCTCAGGGCTGCCCTCCCAAAGCCCCCCGGGAGCTCCGCAGGACGTTACGCGGTGCGTGCAGGGTTCCAGAATGCGGACCCGAGCTCGGCTCGGCACGGCCCCCCCACAAAGCCAGGCGGTTGGAACGGAATAGGGCAGGAGGGGGGAGAGTTTCCCTTTACACCCTCTTTTCCCGGAATTCTTCCCCTTCCCGCTGGCTCTGCCCGAGGCCGCCCCTCACTCACCCCACTGCGGGGCGGACGCAGAGATTCGGCCGGCCCCGGCCGGAAGCCGCCTCCTAGCGGACAGCCCGCAGGGCGCCTGCGCCGCAGCGgggcggggctgcgggcggggAGCCCTATGATTGGATGGACGGGGCCCGGCGCGGGGTCTGATTGGTCGGTTCGAAAGGCGGGCGCGGGAGCGGCGTGAGacggccgggccggggcagaTCCGGTCCGGTTGGTTGGTGACGGGGTCTGCGTGGATCTGCGCGGCTGTGGCCGCTGTGCGAGGGCCCCGGACAGACAGCATCGGGCCGGACAGACAGCAACAGCAATAGCAACAGCCCTCTGCTCGCACCAGGCCTCGGTCAGTAAGGGAGACTCTTAAGGGCGTGGCGAGACTTGGTCTGTTCGGCTTGAAGAGCGGGAGACTGAGCGGGGAACTCATGGCAGTGCGCAACTTTCTcctgaggggaaggggaggggcaGGCAGTGATCTCTGATACCAGTGACGGGATCCCAGGGCATGACATGAAGCTGTCTCAGAGGAGGTTTAGACTGcatatcaggaaaagattttagaccggatatcaggaaaaggtttttcatccAGTGGGGAGCTGGCCACTGGCACAGGCTCctcagggcagtggtcacagtaccaagcctgacagagctcaagaagtaAACACTTCTTGACGAACGCTGGGACTCCTGGTGGAATTCCTGGGgtgtcctgcacagggctgggagctggactCTGATCCTTCTGCATCCTTTCCAACTCAAGATACTCTATAGTTCAGTGTCTAAGTAATTTATTGCACGTATTTTAACTTGCCAATGTCTAAGTCTGTAGTAGTGCTACCCTTAGGACTGCCATCAATGTCAGCCAGTTATGCCGAGGTGCAGCTCTGTACACCTTTGAAGGGAGCAAGTCCCCTGAGCTTGCCTGTGGCTTGGTCTTACTTTCTTTAACCTTTCAGCTTTCCAGGTGGTTCCATCATGGATGAAACTGTGGCTGAATACATCCGAAGAACTGTGctaaaaatcccaaaggatGAAATCAAGATGATGCTGCAGAAATGGGGCTTTCTCTCTGAGGCACAGCTGCAGACTCTAAATTTCCAGCAGATAAAGGACAACATTTCCCAAGAAATTGTTCAACTCTGTGAGGTAAATCCTCTCCTTCAAAAAATGTCATTGACATATAGGATGCATGAGAAGCATCATGAAAAAATACTAAAACATTAATCTTTGGCCACAACACAGCCTCAAATGGCACTTTGTAGTTTGGAAAATGTGAAGCTGAGCTTGTAACACCATTGGTTTTGTCTGATCTGTGGGAGTGTAGAACAGTCCTATactaagtatttaaaaatatcttttagcTCTAAGTTGCATATGGTAGATAAAAGCTCAGTATGTTAAACCTTTAAAAAATGGGTGTGTTGCTAAATTGTAAAATAAAGGTATTGATTGAGATGTCTACTCATTGCAAACTCCTGATTTAAAGCTATTTAGTATAGGTAATGATATCACTAGTTTATATCTTTTagacttttaatttttttaactttccttGGCCAGAATTACTTCCATTCAGCATGCTGTAAGcaaaaaattatattatctAACTCTGAATTTAGTGTACCAGAAGTCTTTAATATCATAACCCAGATAAATGCAGTTATTACTGCTACATCTTGAATTCTGTAACTTTTGGTATGATTCCCTTGAATTTCATACTCAAAAATTGCTTACCTGGAGTGTAAATCAAACTACAGGAAAGAAACTCTTCAGTTATTCTCATAAGATGgccatattttaaaatagcatttttttctgaaatacttgTATCTGTAACAAATTGTGTCATGCAGtttcttaaaaatcctttcatgCTATAGAGCATAAATAAGCAATAACCAGTATGTTACAGCTCCTGACAGTGAAATACCAGTCACTGATGCATTGTCATAAATACCTATTAACTTTCTTTCTAATTGCTTGTACATCACACTGTAAGGATTACATTCCTCTTGCTGCCTCTGCAGAGGAACACTTAAACCTTGCTGAAATAGTTTTCATTATTGATTTCTCACAACTTGGGACCAGGTGTGGTGCCTTTGAAGAgagtgtgtgtgctgtgggctTCAGTGCAATGTCCTTTAAAGTACCAATACTGAGATTATTTTTCACTTGATTAACAGTGTGATTGGGCTTTCCAGACCTGTAGTTCATCATGCACTCTTGTTCTTTCTAGGAAAATTCTGCAGACATCAAGCAAGCAGCAGTTCTAGACATAATTTGTAAGTATGAAGTGAATTAaaatgatatttatttttttgagtAAGTTGATAATGCCCTTAATTACATAGAGATGATCCTTGTGGGGTACAGATGCATTTGAGGTAAGCACATCACATTTTAGATGAATCTTATTGGATGTGGCCTCTTTTAAAAAAGCTCAAGATAACAAAAGTATATAACTCCTAACTCCAATATCAATTCACAACTTGTTTATACAATAGTTTAAATCtcaaggttttttttaacagtctACATGTCTTACATTGGGTAGTTGAGGTAAAACCCTTCCTTAAACATTGAACCCCAGGGATGCCCTTTATTATCCACTCACCAAATTAGAAAAGAACTTTGCAtctctttaattaaaaaaaaaaattgcttttaatgtTGCTATGAGCGGTAGTTTAAGAATGGTAATACATTATATTGCATTATCAGAAgtcatattttttaaagtaaccTGTCTATAAAAGTATTGTAAAATTCTTTGTTCCTTTAATCCCTGTTTGATAATACATTATGTTATTGAACAATTCCTATTTTTCCTAGACAACCACATCTaccaaaacaaaagaatgtGGAGTGTTTACCAGATGAAAAAGTCAGGTAAGATGTCTTTCCTTGCTGTAATCCCACAATTCTCAGCAACTTAGTGCTGTGCTGCTTCATATCCTACATTTTAACCACTATCCTACATTTTCATGTAGCTTCATTTAGATTTTTTCTGTAGagagatttttaatattttactgcAGCCTAGTATGTATTTTTCAATGGAGATTACATTTAATGTTTTTAGAATACTTTCCATTAACTTCTCAAGCAATTATTACACATTAGTAATTACAACATTAATCTTTTCTCTGTATAACAATAACATGGGTCAGaattaaaatacagctttttgTATAAGGTTAtgcaactttatttttttttctgcctaatTTTGTTTCAGCAAAACTAAAAACATCTCTAAACTACTTGTAAACACAAATGTTATTTCTGATTGGCTTTTTTTTGTCTCATGTAACAGGAGAAGAATTGGAATATTTTGATATAACAGATTtcaaaaaaaagtttaaaagaagACTTCGGTCAGCCTTGAAAAATGTAAGAATAAATTCATTCTAAATTTGCTTCATGGCTCTGGTGTCAATATGTTGTTTTCATAACTGTTCCTCACAGTTTGAGTCAAGAATTAAATGGAATTATTCATTTGGGAATGATAGGAACTGCATGTGAAATAGAAAAAATGTATTGCATATCTGATTTAGCCACTTCACAACTGTgctggaaagaaataaaatgcaagttTGTGTTAAAATGTGACTGGCTTCAAGAAAGGCACTCTGTTGGTGGTTTTTTATCAAATCTTTGCCCAGTTTGCAGGAGCCTTTAGTTTCTTTAGCTCACCAGCTTCATTTGGGCAAGGGAATAGAAAATGCCTCTGGCTGATCACCTGTGTCACTCCCTGACACCCAGTGGGTTCCCACTCACAACAGGAGAGGCAACAAACCCAAATCACACTCACAGCCAATCAGCTGCAATTCACATCACTCTCATAATAAAGTTTTTCAATAGTTTGGGTTTCTGTTGTTTAGGTTTGTTTTAAGTCAACCTACTTGAGTCAAGGTAAAAAGAAGTAAACAAGGAGCAAATCAACAAGAATAGAAAAGGGCATGTTTAGACTTTGGATTGTGTATTCTTGAGCAGTGTTAAATCTTAAATTCGGGTCTAAAATGACAAGCTGATCAAAAGTTTAGTTTCTCCAAAAATGGACATATTTGAATTATTGCCACTAGCCCTCCTTCTAAACAGACATCTTTGTGTTGTTTTCCCGAAAGAGAGATCAGTGCTTTTGTAACAagctattttctattttcaaccttcagaaaaaaaaatgtatattgacaggaagaaaaacaataataGAGTTTGAAAGGTAATTCTTCTTTTTATCCCATTTGTGAGGTTGTTCTTCTgtggaaattttatttaaatccaATCCTTATGCCacttagtgggtttttttcttattcatgCAGTGGTACTAAATTATGTTTGGGTCTTGTGAACAGAGATGTTAAGAGATAAGAAAATGTTTATGGATACCCAAATGTGTTGgtaaattaaaacttttctaTTTCTCTCAGGTCACCATCACCTTTAAGGAGTATGAGGACAATGCAATCTGGATTAGAGTTGCCTGGGGAACACcacataaaaaaccaaaccagtaCAAACCCAGCTATGTTGTGTACCACTCACAGACTCCCTATGTCTTCATTTCTTCCTCAGTGCTGAAGAGCACCTTGCCTCTGCTGTGTCAGGTACAGATTAAAACTGCTCAGACTGACTTCCCCAATCATGTAGAGCTATAAATGGGTTAGCTTTTAAGAGGATTGGTAAAGACACCTCACTTAACATAATTTGCTAAacgccttttttttttcctccttagcTCGTGATAAAAATGGGGCAAAACACAAATCTTTGGGTTGGTGCATTGTGAATAAATTCAGTTTAttgaatttaatttcttaaCTAAGTCTCAGGCAGTATTCCATTAAATTGCCTCAGAGAAGTGGAAGAATATTAGATCAATACTTTTAACTTCAAGAACTAACCATATGAGCTCATCAGGGAatcatttctgtttatttctgaTGATCAGCTTTGGTAGTGTTTTTCCCTCTATTTAGAAATTTCCTCAAATTTCTGTAGTTGTAATTCAAATATCTTCTGAgtctgtttgtttatttttcagctgaaaagaCTATGGGACTTAGCTTGTTAATACTGTGAatgcttttaaatattaaaattctaaattaattttaagtatCAACCTGAGCTGTATAACAATCTCTGCAACGTTTTTTCAGATATGAAAATCCTAGTAAAAGGGCAGTTGCTTACCTTGGAACAAAGACATCACAATGTCTAGAGATGctattttttttacatattaCAAAGTGATGATTAAGTCTGATGTTAAAacaatttcaatttttatttgaagGCCCTGATTGTTGCTTCCAATTACCATGACATCCGTGAAATGGAGCTTCGAAGTCATTCTTTAAACTCCCTTAAAGATATTGTGTTTAAAAGGTATAGCCAGGTGAGCCACTTCACAAGTAAATCCTAAGTCTTGCTTTTTGTTTCAGGCCTAGTTCTCACCCCTTAGCAAGGGGAAAATTCACCTTTTCCAAGAGACCATCAAGTTAAAATAATATTGAACTACTGAGGTGGACAGCCTTTCATGAAGGTAACATTGCAGTGGGGATGTAATTATTTGGTATCCCATATACTCTTTATTATTGTAATTCCTGATGGCAAAACTCAGATTAAAAACTACATGAACAATTCAGTCCTAAGCTTTTTTAGCATCCTTTCATTAGGCTGCCTAGAGCCATGAGTTGAAGGCTGTTGGAATGGGTGCTTAGTCTGCTCATCCATGCAAAACTTGTAAATAGGGAAATCTTCACAAATATCCTAagacaggcttttttttttttccaaaattatgTTGGCTTCCGGACTTCTAGTAATGGTCAAAATTTGGAAGATCATTCTTCcagaatgagaaataaaaggaaatatattAAAGTTCTTTTCAGCTAGAGATTCTAAAAGTAGAACTGAACTAAACcaatttttcctctctctctctctctctctctctctctctctctctctctctctctccatttaGAACTTCCAAACTTGCACTCCAAAACCTCTTCAAGGAGGGAATGTAGAACCAGAAAATGGTATGTATAATTGAAATGTAAAGGCAGTTTAAATGTCATTCCTGCTAGCTTGTGAAATGATGTTGATAAAAGGAAATGTACATATGTTCATTCCCATTATGTTATCCATCCCTGGTGCCTTTATActggctggcactgggagagGTCAGTATTTCCCATGAGTGCTACTGGACATGGAAACCAAATCCACTCAATGCCCAGTATCTCACATTAGCTTGTGTTTTTCTCTTGGTAAGAACTGAAAATATAAATGGTAGAGACAACTACCTTATCCAAAAAAAGAGTGCAATGaattcattaaaattattatttacaaaTTTTCATTCTAATAATCTGATCAGAAAAACAGGATTGCAGCAACTGACAATGttgtctttctgttttcttttccctactctttcctcctgcagcagatATAAGGATAGttgaagaaaacagaagtgagaaagaaagaatccaCAGACTGAACCAGGAAGCTTTTGGTAGTGGTCCCCTACCAAAACTCGAATTTGCACAATACAGGGTAGGAAAAGCAACCTATTTGATTTGAGGTTTTCTAATTTTAATGGAGTGGTAGTTAGATTAAATTTCAAACTTAAAAAAtatatgggtttttttaaactttagggaggacattttaaaaattaatgagtTAAAATTCTCTGTAACAGGCTGAAATTTGATCAGAGTTTTAGATTGTGTTTCAGTCTTTCAGACCTGTGAACTCAGCATTTTGCCCTGTTTGTGTAACAAAAGTAGATTTAGGCTAGCAATGTGTTGAAGCATAGAAATAAGGGTTATTTTAAGTACATACAAAGCTTATCCTGTGTATGACACCATAATTGACTTCTCAGTGATGCACAGGTTTTATTGCATGAACAGATAAATTGAAAATTCTAAGAAATACTTAATGTTTTCCAGTATTGCTGAACAAGCTGCCTCTTGCTTTCAGCAAAAAACTCTGCCACATGGTGGCACCCTCAGATTTTACTAGAACACTACAAcattccagcagctggaatcaTGTTATCATTACAAATTGGAAACAGTCTAATTAAATGTTTATGTGTAATATGTaataacataaataaaatatattcattgCTTGTACTCACTGGTTAAATTTTGTGTTAACAGCTTGAGACGATGTTTAAAAGTGATCCTAAATTGGATGTTTTGGATAAAAAGGAGCCATTCAGATGTTTGGTCAAGTTTTCTAGTCCCCATCTTTTAGAATCACTGAAATCCTTGGCACCAGCAGGTAAGTGTTCCAACTCTGTAAAAAATTCcagagttttaaatatttttggatGGAAATACTCTGGACAGAAATTCcagagttttaaatatttttgtcacCTTACATTCCGCTTGTATCTCACATAAGGGAGCAACTTCAGAGTTGgtttagaaaaagaaacacagtaGAATAAAGATGTTACCACTTTAAAAACTTATgtctaaacatttttttcttagaatTACTGGTTTGTATATGGATACTCAGGCTGTGGTTTTAGTTTTAGTGGCTTTGTTTTGTGCTTCAGCTTTATTAACAGTTATTAAAGGTAAGTAGTGTTTGAGTACTGCTGCAATtatctgtctctctctctccccaggtATGGCTGATGCACCACTCTCACCACTCCTGACATGCATACCACATAAAGCtaggaattattttaaaattagagagaaaaaaggtTTATATCCAGAAAGTTTTGTAAGCCCTTAATTTAAAACTGATTCATGGAGAAATATGCAACTCATTTATTACTGGTATTAATCTAAATCATcataacatatttttaaataaggtATTCTTTCTTAATACCCTAAAGTTTTTTCCATATTATGGCTCTGCTTGAATTATTTTTCCACAGCTGTCTTTAACAGAAGTTAGCCTTAACTTAAATGTGATGACTGCACTCaactgtattttaatatttgtgaagttAATAAAGGCACAATAATAGCTGTAGCTATTCAGTTTGCTATCATAGCTGTAGATGGCTATAGTATTCCAGTATTTCATATTTTGGACAGAGCACCTGCCCTGTTTGGGACATGGGAACAGCCCCTTTCAGATGGGTGgggctccctggctgcagctcaggcatGTTTTTCTCTAAGTACAAAAATTGTATTCTGAGACTATTCCAGGGCAGGGGGGAGAATGGATTTTTGGAATGCAGATGTCAGCACCAAGCTGCCATCCAGCTTTAGGAGGGATTTATTAATTCACCTTCCAAATTATCAccaagggcagcagccagtAAGAAATACCTGAAAATCTGCCTGTTGCTATTAATGTCTTAGAAAATTTTGTCTCAGAAGAATACAATGGAAGaggcaatattttcttttgaggAAGTTACAGGTTTTAGGATATCTCAATGTTTGATCCTTCTCAAATCCTTGCCTGCTGCCACTGGATTTTTGCTTGGGAACAAAGTTTATGGAATTGAGATGGCAACAGTCACTAATGCAAACAGCTTTGCAATGAAATTCTTTAGAGCTGGGAAACATTGGCAATTGTATAGAtatttcctgctttgttttttgaGACTGATTTGATCTGAAGATTCATTTAAAATGTACCAGGTTTTACTTTTAATTCTGTTATCTGGATTGTTTTGTGTACACTTGGTGTATATAGACTATCCGATATACTTTCAATATCTCAGTGTACAGAAGCAGCCGTATTTCCAGAGGTTGTATGGGCATGGTTTTTGTTGTAGACTGTAAATAAATGTGTAAATTAAGTAATTTCATCAAAATTTGTTTGGCCTGACTTGAAAACAATACTTACCATATACAgatttttggtttgattttcagCATCTCTATACCTGACACATGAAAATGGGTTTAGGACTATCTGCTAGTGCTATGGATTTTAGGAATTCCACCTGTGTAATTTAAATGTTGATTTGACAAAGTACTTAATGTTAGGATTGTGGAAGAATTCCAGGTTTGGTGTGATAGACATTAAGAGCTGGCTCTTACCATATTCCACCATACTTCCAGGATTCAGGTCCATTAAGATTCCAGCATGTATTTCACTCTGTGCAACTTGTTCTTCATAATGCTCTCTCCCAAATAACCTAAATGCCTGAGAGGGCAGTGATTTACCATAAAGGTAAAGTTCCCAAGTACTCTAGAACACTGTGAGTACCTGGCCTACTGCCTCTTGTTTCTGGGAAAGGCAGCCTCCATCCCCTTTTTAGTATCTCTGATTTTCAGAGATGTTTTATCTCTAACTTCCTGTAAGCAGGGATATTCCAGGAACTACACAGCATTTCCAGGCAAGGAGGTgtgtatttattaatttgtcaGGAAACGTTTGCAGCTCTGGGGTTCCTTCTTGCTGAGCAGGTGTTCCCATGGAGGAGGTGAGAAGGGGGAATGTGGAGACCAATCTTATCTTCCCCATTCCAGTTGGTCTCTTCCAGCAATTTGGAAGTTTGGGGTTGGATTAGATGATGTTTAAATGCTCCTTTCAACCCAAACGATTCTGTGCTGTCCCCAAGCAGCAGAATGcctgcagctgagggcacaagggctgcaggaggagcacacATCCTGGGGCTACACCCATGGCACAGCTCTCACCCAAAGACTGGTGTGCATCTTTTCCCTTAACTTGGCCAGttaataaaggagaaaaacctGTGTGTGTTGTGTTGGTGATTCCAGCATCAGGAAATCATAGAATATTTTATGGGACCCACAAGGCTTCACAAGTCCAGCTCccggccctgcacaggacaccccaacaatcccaccctgtgaCGTAGAGTGTTCTCCCGATGCTCCTGGAGCGGcgtcaggctgctgctgtgacattCCCGGGGGCTCTGTTCCAATGACGGTGCTCTGCatgaagaacctttccctgacaCCAGCCCCACCTTCCCGCCGGAGCTTCGGCCGTTCCCTCGTGTCCCGGCCCTGACCAGCGG from Melospiza georgiana isolate bMelGeo1 chromosome 14, bMelGeo1.pri, whole genome shotgun sequence includes the following:
- the CENPN gene encoding centromere protein N — its product is MDETVAEYIRRTVLKIPKDEIKMMLQKWGFLSEAQLQTLNFQQIKDNISQEIVQLCEENSADIKQAAVLDIIYNHIYQNKRMWSVYQMKKSGEELEYFDITDFKKKFKRRLRSALKNVTITFKEYEDNAIWIRVAWGTPHKKPNQYKPSYVVYHSQTPYVFISSSVLKSTLPLLCQALIVASNYHDIREMELRSHSLNSLKDIVFKRYSQNFQTCTPKPLQGGNVEPENADIRIVEENRSEKERIHRLNQEAFGSGPLPKLEFAQYRLETMFKSDPKLDVLDKKEPFRCLVKFSSPHLLESLKSLAPAGMADAPLSPLLTCIPHKARNYFKIREKKGLYPESFVSP